In Primulina huaijiensis isolate GDHJ02 chromosome 16, ASM1229523v2, whole genome shotgun sequence, a single genomic region encodes these proteins:
- the LOC140961862 gene encoding uncharacterized protein, producing the protein MKAKAGQTSRFLRLVTIPIRALGKARDRYVKSMTDYADRVNYSTSTKFVGVSRASGLPKSFSVNPTRSYDSEDFSELVRVASARSLGTRADLDVYMKQQTKTKEGPRSGVRAGMPPRSSSVAMGRIDEDNACSSFGEEINNVLNLKNELKNAPRSKSYVGWRGPAAL; encoded by the coding sequence ATGAAGGCCAAAGCGGGACAAACAAGCAGGTTCTTGCGGCTTGTAACGATCCCGATCCGGGCTCTAGGAAAAGCCCGAGACAGGTACGTGAAAAGCATGACAGACTACGCTGACAGAGTTAACTACAGCACAAGCACCAAGTTTGTCGGGGTATCACGGGCTTCGGGCTTACCGAAGAGCTTCAGCGTGAACCCCACACGGTCATACGACAGCGAGGATTTCAGCGAGCTGGTCAGGGTGGCATCGGCACGGAGTTTGGGCACGAGGGCTGATCTTGACGTGTACATGAAGCAGCAAACGAAGACAAAGGAGGGGCCGAGGAGCGGAGTTCGTGCCGGAATGCCGCCAAGAAGCAGCAGTGTTGCCATGGGTAGAATAGATGAAGACAACGCTTGCTCCTCTTTTGGTGAGGAGATTAATAATGTTTTGAATTTGAAGAATGAATTGAAGAATGCTCCAAGAAGTAAAAGTTATGTTGGTTGGAGGGGACCTGCGGCCTTATGA
- the LOC140961804 gene encoding uncharacterized protein — translation MSWLARSIANTLHLENEDDPALPPRPSDEGSPEDRSGDGATLLEEDQRSADSDDDRSYDSYHGDDGDRDGEDDNNQGRGVREDLSELKDTFTRQFWGVASFLAPPPPPPPPPPRPVQKSVLMRPDSKSNWGESDNDYDDEEEELVEYDQRHSCQFREISNLSRSEDFSCTMTTIDDAIGITEEVLAFARNIAHHPETWLDFPLSEEEEFDDFDISDAQYKHALAVEQEAPRLAALRIELSPVHMSEGYFWTVYFVLLHSRLNKHDADLLSSPQIAQARSMWMKELHEKTKDKSQLIGSTSQLKENSDYTQKFNSYEDTHSRYASGRMSPFDPSTPHERGDNETEKQLFCEVEYIEKSVVNEDPPLKPLEMKMVVGQCFEKPALDDDYDDDDDWLKEDPDLDVYSGSKIIGNEEDVSFSDLEDDTDYNTPLKSKTFVTESRTATNTS, via the exons ATGTCGTGGCTGGCTCGTTCCATCGCCAACACTCTCCACCTCGAAAACGAGGACGACCCCGCCTTGCCGCCGCGTCCCTCCGATGAAGGATCGCCGGAAGATCGATCGGGAGACGGGGCAACATTACTCGAGGAAGATCAACGATCGGCGGATAGCGATGACGACCGCAGCTACGATTCCTACCATGGGGACGATGGGGATCGAGATGGTGAAGATGATAATAATCAAGGGCGTGGAGTCAGAGAGGATCTCTCGGAATTGAAAGACACCTTCACGCGCCAGTTTTGGGGCGTCGCTTCGTTTCTCGCTCCTCCCCCGCCTCCGCCTCCTCCGCCGCCTCGTCCTGTTCAGAAATCAGTTCTTATGCGACCCGACTCGAAATCTAATTGGGGGGAGTCTGATAATGATTATGACGATGAGGAGGAGGAATTAGTGGAGTATGATCAGCGACATTCTTGTCAATTTAGggaaatttcaaatttgtcaCGCTCGGAGGATTTTAGCTGTACTATGACTACCATTGATGATGCAATTGGAATTACTGAGGAAGTGTTGGCTTTCGCGAGGAACATTGCGCATCATCCAGAGACCTGGTTGGATTTCCCCTTATCAGAGGAAGAAGAATTTGATG attttgatatatctGATGCACAgtacaagcatgcattggcagTTGAACAAGAAGCACCAAGATTAGCGGCACTTAGAATTGAACTTTCCCCAGTCCACATGAGTGAGGGCTACTTTTGGACTGTCTATTTTGTTCTTCTGCATTCGAGGTTAAATAAACACGATGCTGACCTTTTATCTTCACCACAG ATTGCGCAAGCTAGGTCTATGTGGATGAAAGAGCTACATGAGAAAACTAAGGACAAATCACAATTAATAGGAAGTACTTCCCAGTTGAAAGAAAATTCAGATTATACTCAAAAATTCAACTCATACGAAGATACTCATTCCAGGTATGCATCAGGCAGGATGTCTCCTTTTGACCCTTCCACTCCCCATGAAAGAGGTGACAATGAGACCGAGAAGCAACTATTTTGTGAAGTCGAGTACATTGAAAAATCCGTTGTAAATGAGGATCCACCACTTAAACCTCTAGAAATGAAAATGGTTGTGGGTCAATGTTTTGAAAAACCAGCCTTGGACGATGACTATGATGACGATGACGACTGGCTAAAGGAAGACCCGGACTTAGATGTCTATTCTGGCTCCAAGATTATTGGAAATGAGGAAGACGTCTCGTTTAGTGATCTAGAGGATGATACTGATTACAATACCCCTTTAAAATCCAAGACATTTGTCACTGAGTCAAGAACAGCCACCAacacttcatga